From the genome of Mycobacterium kansasii ATCC 12478:
TGCTCGAGGCGCCCGACATCGGCCTGAAGGTCCGCGTTGCGCCGGTGCGCACCAGCGGCATGACGCCCTTCGTGGTGCGCTACATCGAGTGGTGAACGAGGACTTATGCGGCACAAGCGATTTCGCCTGATCAACCTGGCCTGGATCACCGCGATGGTGACCGGGCTCTTGGTTGCTGTAGCGGCGCCGGCCGACGCCGATCCCGGTCCGTGGGATCCGACTTTGCCGGCAACCGCCAGCGCGGGCGCACCCGGAGATGCGCTCGCCGTCGCCAACGCGTCGCTTCAGGCCACCGCCCAGGCAACCCAGACCACCCTCGACTTGGGTCGACAGTTTCTGGGCGGGCTGGGCATCAACCTCGGCGGCGGTCCTGCCGCCGGTGCCGCCAACACCAGCCCCAGCCGGATTCCGCGTGCCAACGGCCGGCAGGCCATCGAGTACGTGATCCGCCGGGCCGGATCACAGATGGGAGTCCCCTATTCCTGGGGCGGCGGCACTTTGGAGGGTCCGAGTAAGGGCGTGGACTCCGGCGCCGGGACCGTCGGCTTCGACTGCTCGGGGTTGATGCGCTACGCCTTCGCGGGCGTGGGCGTGCTGATCCCGCGATTTTCCGGTGACCAGTACAACGCGGGCCGCCACATCCCGCCCAACGAGGCCAGACGCGGTGACCTGATCTTCTACGGCCCGGGCGGTAGCCAGCACGTCACCATGTACCTGGGCAACGGTCAGATGCTGGAAGCGTCCAGCCTTGCCGGCAAAGTCACCGTGAGCCCGGTGCGCAAGGCCGGCATGACACCGTTCGTGACCAGGATCATCGAGTACTGAGCCGGTGCGGCTCCGGCGACTGTCCGGGGTGCCTCGTCCGGCTTCCCCCGGACGGTTGTGTCCCGCCCGGAGGGTCTAGGGTGGCCGGGCAGGAACCGCGGCGTCGACGGAATCCACGGCGCCTGGAATAGTTGAACGCGGGCACGTCGCTGCCCCGCGACGTTGGTCGTGTCAGCAGTCGTGTCTGATCGAGCGGTGGAGGGTTGTCGATGACAGCAGCAGGTGGCGGTTACCCGGGTCCGGGCGGGCAATCCGGCCCGCCGGCCCATGAGGCATCCGCGGGTGCTCCTGGTGGTTCTGACGGGCTGGCCGCCGAGGTACACACGCTCGAGCGGGCCATCTTCGAGGTCAAGCGGATCATCGTGGGCCAGGACCAGCTGGTGGAGCGGATGCTGGTCGGCCTCCTGTCCAAGGGCCACGTATTGCTCGAAGGGGTGCCCGGGGTCGCCAAGACGCTGGCGGTGGAAACGTTCGCCCGGGTGGTAGGCGGCACGTTCGCGCGTATCCAGTTCACCCCCGACCTGGTGCCCACCGACATCATCGGAACCCGCATCTACCGGCAGGGCAAGGAGGAATTCGACACCGAGCTCGGTCCGGTGGTGGTCAATTTCCTGCTTGCTGACGAGATCAACCGTGCCCCGGCCAAGGTGCAATCGGCGTTGCTGGAGGTGATGCAGGAACGTTCCGTCTCGATCGGGGGCAAGACCTTCCCGCTGCCCAACCCGTTCCTGGTGATGGCGACGCAGAACCCGATCGAGCATGAGGGCGTCTACCCGCTGCCCGAAGCGCAACGCGACCGCTTCCTGTTCAAGATCAACGTCGGCTACCCCTCGGCCGAGGAAGAGCGCGAGATCATCTACCGGATGGGCGTCACCCCGCCGCAACCCAAGCAGATCCTGAACACCGGCGACCTGGTGCGGCTCCAGGGCATCGCGGCCAACAACTTCGTCCACCACGCGCTGGTCGACTACGTGGTCCGCGTCGTGTTCGCCACGCGCGCGCCCGAGCAGCTCGGGATGAACGACGTCAAGAGCTGGATCGCGTTCGGCGCGTCTCCGCGAGCTTCGCTGGGCATCATCGCCGCGGCCCGCTCGCTGGCGCTGGTGCGCGGACGCGACTACGTGATCCCGCAGGATGTCATCGAAGTCATCCCCGACGTGCTGCGCCACCGGCTGGTGCTCACCTACGACGCGTTGGCCGACGAGATCACCCCGGAGATCATCATCAACCGGGTGTTGCAGACCGTCGCCCTGCCGCAAGTGAACGCCGTTCCGCAACAAGGCCATTCGGTACCGCCGGTAATGCAGGCGGCGGCTGCGGCTAGCGGCCGGTGACCGAAAGCAAGGCGCCGGCGGTCGTCCATCCGCCATCGTTGCTGCGTGGCGACATCGACGACCCGAAGCTGTCGGCGGCGCTGCGCACCCTGGAGCTGACCGTCAAGCACAAGCTCGACGGTGTCTTGCACGGCGATCACCTCGGCTTGATCCCCGGGCCGGGCACGGAGCCGGGCGAGTCGCGTCTCTACCAGCCCGGCGACGACGTGCGCCGGATGGACTGGGCGGTCACCGCCCGGACCACGCACCCCCACGTGCGGCAGATGATCGCCGACCGGGAACTGGAAACCTGGCTCGTGGTGGACATGTCGGCCAGCCTGGACTTCGGTACCGCGGTCTGCGAGAAACGTGACCTCGCCGTGGCGGCCGCCGCCGCCATCACCTTCCTCAATAGCGGTGGCGGCAACCGGATCGGCGCCCTGATCGCCAACGGCGCCACGATGACTCGGGTGCCGGCCCGTACCGGCCGCCAGCATCAGCACACCATGTTGCGCACCATCGCCACCATGCCCAAGGCTCCGGCCGGGGTACGCGGCGACCTGGCGGTGGCCATCGACGCGCTGCGTAGACCGGAACGCCGTCGGGGGATGGCGGTGGTCATCAGCGACTTCCTGGGTCCGATCAACTGGATGCGGCCGCTGCGGGCGATCGCGGCCCGCCACGAGGTGCTGGCCATCGAAGTGCTGGATCCGCGCGACGTCGAACTGCCCGATATCGGCGACGTGATCCTGCAGGACGCCGAAAGCGGCGTCACCCGCGAATTCACCATCGACACACAGCTGCAGAACGATTTTGCCAGGGCCGCAGCGGCGCATCGTGCGGACGTGGCCCGGACCCTTCGCGGTTGTGGCGCACCGGTGCTGACGCTTCGCACCGACCGCGACTGGCTGGCCGACATCGTCCGCTTCGTCGCCTCCCGGCGACGTGGTGCCATGGCGGGGGTTCAGTGACACACCTGCTCGCATCTTTTATGACGGGTCTGATATGACACTGCCGTTGCTCGGGCCGATGACGCTGTCCGGCTTCGAACACTCGTGGTTCTTCCTCTTCCTCTTTGTCATCGTCGGGCTGGTGGCGCTGTACATCGTGCTGCAGCTGGCGCGCCAGAAGCGGATGCTGCGATTCGCCAACATGGAGTTGCTGGAGAGTGTGGCGCCCAAGCGGCCCTCGCGCTGGCGGCATGTTCCGGCGATCCTGCTGGCGTTGTCGCTGGTGCTGTTGACCACCGCGATGGCCGGACCGACGCATGACGTCCGGATTCCGCGCAACCGGGCGGTCGTGATGCTGGTGATCGACGTGTCGCAATCGATGCGCGCGACCGACGTCGAACCCAACCGCATGGTCGCCGCGCAGGAGGCCGCCAAGCAGTTCGCCGACGAGCTCACCCCCGGCATTAATCTCGGACTGATCGCGTACGCCGGTACGGCGACGGTGCTGGTGTCGCCGACGACCAACCGTGACGCGACCAAGAACGCGCTGGACAAGCTGCAATTCGCCGATCGCACGGCCACCGGGGAGGCGATCTTCACCGCCTTGCAGGCCATCGCCACCGTCGGCGCGGTGATCGGTGGAGGCGACACACCGCCGCCGGCGCGCATCGTGTTGTTCTCCGACGGCAAGGAGACGATGCCGACCAATCCGGACAATCCCAAGGGCGCCTTTACCGCGGCTCGCACCGCCAAGGACCAGGGCGTGCCGATCTCGACCATCTCGTTCGGCACGCCGTATGGCTTCGTGGAGATCAACGGCCAGCGTCAGCCGGTGCCGGTCGATGACGAGACACTGAAGAAGGTGGCCCAACTTTCCGGCGGAAACGCCTACAACGCCGCGACGTTGGCCGAATTGAAGTCGGTGTACGCCTCGCTGCAACAGCAGATCGGCTACGAGACCATCAAAGGTGACGCCAGCGCGGGCTGGCTGCGGCTGGGTGCGCTGGTGCTCGCGCTGGCCGGCTTGGCCGCGTTGCTGATCAACCGCCGGCTGCCGACCTGACGTCTCGCCGAACGTAACGCCACGGTGAAAAACGCGGCGGATTTCGCCGCGGCGTTACAGTCGGCGCGCTCGAGCTTCGCGCACCCGATGGACGACATCCTCGGGGTGGTCTTCGGCTACCACCCGGATCACTATCCACCCGTAGCGCTGCTCCAGCATGGCGAGGCGCCGGATGTCCTTCACATATTGACGGCGGTTGGAGCGATGTTGGTCGCCGTCATACTCGACGGCGACCTTGATGTCCTCCCAGCCCATATCCACATAGGCTTCGCCCAACCCCATTCCTTGCGTACGGCGATTTGCGTCTGCGGGCGCGGGAAGCCGGCGGTAACCAGCACCAGCGCACCCAGCCGCAGCCAGGTTTCCTTGGGCGATTGCGCCCCGGCATCCACCAAATCCAAGGCTGCTCGGGCCGCCCTGATGCCATGGCGGCCCCGATAGCCATCGAGCAGTAGCTCGACATCGGCGAGCTTCAACTCCGCCGCCTGCGCGAGGGCATCGATGGCAGCGACCGCAACGCCCACCGGGTAGCGGCGTGCCAGGTCCAAAGCGGTGCGCGGCGGCGTCGTGACCCGCATGCCGTCGACAACGCCGATTTCATCGTCACCGATGAGCCCTTCCCAGACCTGCGCGCCCTTGGCGGGGCGGCGGTTGGTGTCGATGATCGCGGCCGGTCGGCCACGGCGAAAGTGTGCTCGACCACACCGACACCGGCCAGCCAGCGTAACGCCACGGCGAGATCTGGCTCGATTTCTCGCCCTGGCGTTACGTCCGCGACATGCGACGAGCCGATTTCGGTGTTGCCTCGACAAGGCGCTAGGTTGACGGGGTGACTGACACAGCCACCGACACCACAAGCGAGGCCACCACCGACGGCGGCAAACCCCCCTTCGTATCCCGTTCAGTTCTGGTCACCGGTGGAAACCGGGGAATCGGGCTGGCGATCGCGCAGCGGCTGGCCGCCGACGGCCACAAGGTGGCGGTCACGCACCGTGGATCCGGCGCGCCCGAGGGGCTGTTCGCCGTCGAGTGCGACGTCACCGACAGCGACGCCGTCGATCGCGCCTTCAAAGAGGTCGAGGAGCACCAGGGGCCCGTTGAGGTGCTGGTGTCCAACGCCGGCGTCTCTGCGGACGCGTTCCTGATTCGAATGACCGAAGAGCGGTTCGAGAAGGTCATCGACGCCAACCTCACCGGAGCGTTCCGGGTGACGCAGCGGGCAGCGCGCAGCATGCAGCGAAAGAAGTTCGGCCGGCTGATCTATATCGGATCGGTGTCCGGCAGTTGGGGCATCGGCAACCAGGCCAACTACGCAGCCTCCAAGGCCGGTGTCATCGGGATGGCCCGCTCGATCGCCCGAGAGCTGTCCAAGGTCAACGTGACGGCGAACGTGGTCGCCCCCGGGTACATCGACACCGATATGACCCGAGCCCTGGACGAGCGGATCCAGGAGGGGGCACTGCAATTCATCCCGGCGAAGCGGGTCGGCACCGCTGCCGAGGTCGCCGGGGTGGTCAGTTTTCTAGCGTCGGAGGACGCGAGTTACATCTCCGGTGCGGTCATCCCGGTTGACGGCGGCATGGGCATGGGCCACTAAGAGCAAGAGGGGACGAAACAATGGCAGGACTGCTGGAGGGTAAACGGATCCTGGTGTCCGGGATCATCACCGACTCCTCGATCGCGTTTCATATCGCCCGGGTGGCCCAGGAGCAGGGCGCACAGCTGGTGCTGACCGGTTTCGACCGGTTGCGGCTGATCCAGCGGATCACCGACCGGTTACCGGAGAAGGCGCCGCTGCTGGAGCTCGACGTGCAAAACGACGAGCACCTGGCCACCCTCGCAGACCGGGTCGTCGAGGTGATCGGCGAAGGCAACAAACTCGACGGGCTGGTCCACTCGATCGGCTTCATGCCGCAAAGCGGGATGGGGATCAACCCGTTCTTCGACGCGCCCTACGAGGACGTGTCCAAGGGCATTCACATCTCCGCCTACTCCTACGCATCCATGGCAAAGGCGTTGCTGCCCATCATGAATCGTGGTGGCTCCATCGTCGGCATGGACTTCGACCCGAGCCGGGCGATGCCGGCCTATAACTGGATGACGGTCGCCAAGAGCGCGCTGGAGTCGGTCAACCGGTTCGTGGCCCGCGAGGCCGGCAAGTACGGTGTGCGCTCGAACCTCGTTGCCGCCGGGCCGATCCGGACGCTGGCGATGGCGGCAATCGTCGGCGGTGCGCTGGGCGAGGAGGCCGGCGCCCAGATCCAGCTACTCGAAGAGGGCTGGGACCAGCGCGCGCCCATTGGCTGGAACATGAAGGACCCGACGCCCGTCGCCAAGACCGTCTGCGCACTGCTGTCGGAGTGGCTGCCGGCCACCACGGGGGACATCATCTTCGCCGACGGCGGCGCCCACACTCAGTTGCTCTAGCCCGCATGGAATTTGACGCCGTCCTGCTGCTGTCCTTCGGTGGGCCGGAGGGGCCCGAGCAGGTGCGGCCGTTTTTGGAGAACGTCACCCGGGGCCGCGGTGTGCCGCCCGAGCGCCTCGATGCGGTGGCCGAGCACTACCTGCATTTCGGGGGCGTCTCACCGATCAACGGCATCAACCGGGCGCTGGTGAACCAACTGCAAGCCGAGCAGGACCTGCCGGTCTACTTCGGCAACCGCAACTGGGATCCCTACGTCGAAGGCGCGGTTAAAGCCATGCGCGACAACGGTATTCGCCGTGCCGCCGTGTTCGCGACATCGGCGTGGAGCGGCTATTCCAGTTGCGGGCAGTATGCCGAGGACATTGCCCGGGCACGCCGGGCGGCCGGCCCGGACGCGCCCGAGCTGGTCAAGCTGCGGCCCTACTTCGACCATCCGGTATTCGTCGAAATGTTCGCCGCTAGCGTTGCTTCGGCTGCGGCGACCGTGCCCGCTAACGCAAGACTGGTGTTTACCGCGCACTCGATCCCGGTGGCCGCCGACCAGCGCTGGGGCCCCCGCCTCTACAGCCGCCAAGTCGCTTATGCCGCAAACCTTGTCGCAAAGGCCGCCGGATATGCCGACTATGACCTGGTCTGGCAGTCACGCTCCGGCCCGCCGCAGGTTCCGTGGCTGGAGCCCGACGTCGGCGACCACCTCACCGCGCTGGCGAGCACGGGTACCACCGCAGTGATCATCTGTCCCCTCGGATTCGTCGCCGACCACATCGAGGTCGTGTGGGATCTCGACCATGAATTGCGCTTACAGGCACAGGCATTGGGCGTCGAATTCGCCCGGGCCGGTACCCCCAACGCCGACCGGCGCTTCGCCCGGCTGGCCGCGGATTTGATCGACGAACTTCGCTACGGTCGCGCGCCGTCGCGGGTCAGCGGTCCCGATCCGGTGCCCGGCTGTCTCGCCGGCATCAACGGTGAGCCCTGCCGTCCGCCGCACTGCGTTGCGCGCGAACTGGAGGTCAGTCCGACCAAGCCGAATGCAGGATCGCGCTGACGGCGGCTATCCGCGCGGAGCGCACCACCGCGGTCAGCGGCCGCAGCGCGTCGAACGTGGTCTGTACCTCCGACGACGACTGGGCTCGGATCGGCTCGAGACCGGCCGCCGGGCGTGGGGCGAAGCGGTCCGCTGCGGAATCGGGTAATCGGCTGAGGCCGGCGCTGACCGCGATGATCGCGTCGACGTGTGCGGCGTTCTCCAGCACCCGCAGTGCGCGCGACGGTGCATGGTCGGGAATGCGGTGTTGCCGTGCGGATTCCAGCAACTGCTCGACCAGGCCGCGCGGGTTGGTGATGCCGGCGGCGCTGGGTCCCATGCCGATGGCGCCCAACGCGTCGGCAGCCGAGCGCACCGCTGCCCGCAGGGCGTATTCGGCGTCGCCCAGTTCGTAGTGGTCCAATACCGGGGTACCGGGCAGCGAGTACACCATCCACGACAACGCACACAACTCGGTTAGGGCCGCGTGGTCGTCGGGCGTCGGTTCGGTGTCGCGGTAAGAGAACTCGGGGACCAGCCCGATAGATGTGCCGGGGTCATCGGGATTGGTAACGATGATCGCTTCACCGGCGGCCAGCGCGTCGCGCTCGAATTGTGTTCCGGCGGAAAGCCCGCGCACATCGCCCGGCACCGGCAACACCACGTTGATCGTCCCGCGGAGCCGATCCGGCGGACCGGGTGCCGACGTCCTTGCCCGGCCTGCGGCGGTGCGCAGCGTTGACAACAGCGACACCGTTCCGGCGCTATCCACATCCGGCCATGGCAGGCCGGTATGCCCGGCTGCGACGGCGTCATATGCCGTGACCGATTGCGTTGGCGCCCAGAGGGATAACGCGTCCAGAAGGTCGTCGGGCGCCGCCTTGCCGGCGAGCCAGGCGTTGGCCCACATCGAAAGCGTTGCGCTGGGACACCACATGATCTCGCAGTGTAGTTGTTGGGCACGGTTGTCGGGGATCGCGCGTATTCTGTGCGCATGCCCGTAGCCCTGCTCTGGCTCGTCGCAGCGTTGGTGCTCGTCAGCGCGGAAGCGTTGACCGGTGACATGTTCCTGCTGATGCTCGGTGGCGGCGCGCTGGCGGCAGCGGGAAGCAGCTGGCTGATGGATTGGCCGCTGTGGGCCGACGGCGTGGTGTTCCTCGTCGTCTCGGTGCTATTGCTGGTGCTGGTTCGGCCCGCGTTGCGGCGGCGGATCACCCCCGGCAAAGGCTTGCCGATGGGCATCAAAGCGCTGGAGGGCAAGAATGCCCTTGTGCTGGATCGGGTGGCCCGTGATGAAGGCCAGGTCAAAATCGACGGCCAGGTGTGGACGGCGCGCCCGCTGAACGAGGGCGATGTGTTCGAACCGGGTGATTCGGTGACCGTGGTGCACATCGACGGAGCCACCGCGGTCGTCTTCAAAGACGCGTAGCAACTGGAGAAAGGAATCCCGGTGGAAGGTGCCGTTGCCGGCCTGGTGTTTCTGGCCGTACTGGTGATATTCGCCATCATTGTGGTGGCCAAGTCGGTTGCGCTGATCCCGCAGGCCGAGGCCGCAGTGATCGAGCGGCTGGGTCGTTACAGCCGCACCGTCAGTGGGCAGCTGACGTTGTTGGTGCCGTTCATCGACCGCGTCCGCGCCCGGGTGGACCTGCGCGAGCGGGTGGTGTCGTTTCCGCCGCAGCCCGTCATCACCGAGGACAACCTGACCCTCAACATCGACACCGTGGTGTACTTCCAGGTCACCGTTCCCCAGGCCGCGGTGTACGAGATCAGCAATTACATCGTCGGCGTCGAGCAGCTCACCACCACCACGCTGCGCAACGTCGTCGGCGGCATGACCCTCGAGCAGACGCTGACCTCCCGTGATCAGATCAACGCGCAGTTGCGCGGCGTGCTCGACGAGGCAACCGGCCGCTGGGGCCTGCGGGTGGCGCGCGTGGAATTGCGCAGCATCGACCCGCCGCCGTCCATTCAGGCATCCATGGAAAAGCAGATGAAGGCCGACCGGGAAAAGCGGGCGATGATCCTGACCGCCGAAGGCACCCGGGAAGCGGCGATCAAGCAGGCGGAGGGGCAGAAGCAGGCGCAGATTCTTGCGGCCGAGGGCGCCAAGCAGGCCGCGATCCTGGCCGCCGAGGCCGACCGGCAGTCGCGGATATTGCGTGCCCAGGGTGAGCGAGCCGCGGCTTACCTGCAGGCGCAGGGGCAGGCCAAGGCCATCGAGAAGACGTTCGCGGCGATCAAGGCCGGCCGGCCGACCCCCGAGATGCTGGCCTACCAGTACTTGCAGACGCTGCCGGAGATGGCCCGCGGCGACGCGAACAAGGTGTGGGTGGTGCCCAGCGATTTCAGCGCGGCGCTGCAGGGCTTCACCAGGTTGTTGGGGACGCCGGGGGAGGACGGCGTGTTCCGGTTCGAGCCGTCTCCGGTCGAGGACCTGCCCAAGCACGCCGGCGACGGCGACGACGCCGAGGTCGCCGACTGGTTCTCCACCCAGCCCGACCCGACGATCGCCCAAGCGGTGGCCAAGGCCGAGGCGATAGCTCGCGCACCGGTGGAAAATCCGCTGGGTCCGCCGCCGGAGCTGCGGCGCTAGGAGCAGCTGATGGGCATTTTGACCTCACCGAAAACCTATGCGGCGCTGGCGGTGTTTCAGGCCGGCGATGCGGTGGCATGCGCGATCCCCCTGGCGCCGATCGAGAAGCTGCTCGACGACCTGGGTGTGCCGGCCGATGTGCGTCCGGTCCTGCCCGTGGCCAAGGCCGCCGCCGCCGTCGGGCTGCTCTCGGCCACCCGGTTTCCCGCGCTGGCGCGATTGACGACGGCGATGCTGACGGTGTACTTCGTCTTGGCGCTGGGCGCCCATGTTCGGGCACGCGATTTCAGTGTCACCGCGATTCCGGCGGCCATGTTTCTGGCGCTGTTCGCGGTGATGACGGCCAAGGGGCCGGACCGGGTTTAGCCGAGGCGCAACTCGACCAGCGGCAGCGGAGTGCCGGTGTCGGTGATGGCGGTGCCGAGAGTTTGCTCGAGTGCCGGCTTGAGGTGTCGCCAGGCCCGCGGGTGGCGGCTGCGGTAGGCGGCCAGGGCGCGGTCGGCGTGCGGCTGGTCGAGGACGCGCGCGGTGGCGGCAGCGGGGGCGCGGCTGCCGGCGTAGACCCGCACGTGCGGGTTGGCCTCGATGTTGCGGAACCACTGGGCTTTCCGGCCGAAGCCGGAGGCGACGACATAGGTGTGCGGGTCGGGATGATCGACCACCTCGAGCACCACATTGCGCCGGGCGCCGGACTTGCGGCCGATGTGTTCGAGCATCAGGATCCGCGATCCGAACAGGGCACCGGCGCGTGCGCGATAAATCCAGATGGGCGCGCGCATGAGCCTGCGGGAGCGCAACAGCTGTGCGCCGGCCCTGGCTAATAGGGACATTGTTTGCCTCCATTCCTCCATCAGGTACTGCGTAGTCCGTCGCGGTAGATCGAGAACACCTCCCCGGCCCAGCGCTGCATCCCGGTAGCGGCGAGCGGGTCCACGCCAAGCACCTCGATCAGCCGTGGTCGCAGGGTCAGCAGCGCCAGGTCGTTGACCAGTAGGAAGGCGGCGCGTATCTCGGGATCCGCGCCGGGGCTGGCCGTGCCGGCGGCCACCATGGCGTCCAGAGCGGTCTTGCTGAGCCGAAAAAGGCGGGCGAACAACGTCGATCCGGCCGCGCCGCCGGCGAGCAGCATCCGGCTCAGGTAGGCCGGGATCGGCGAGTCGGGCGGCAGGTGGGTTGCCAGGCCGTCGAGCAGGCTGGGCACCGCCGATTGGTCGGGGGTCTGGCCGGTGATTTCGGTCAGCAGTACATCGAAGGTCGCGACGACATGATTGTCGACCGCCTCGATCAGCCCGTCCTTCGAGCCGTAGTGGCGGATGACCAAGGCCGCAGACACTCCCGCCGCGGTCGCGATGTCGCGCATCGTGACCGCGGCGGGGTCGTGCTCGGCGAACAGTCGCAGCGCCTCGTCACGGATTCGTGCCCGCGCCGTCCGGTCATCCGGCTGGGATAAACGCACGTTTACAATTATAAACGATTGTTTACATCCACGGTTGTTGGGGTGCCGCTCAGCGACCGCTCAGGGGCGGGGTGTCGGCGAGGTTTGCATGGACGGCGGAAGTCCGGGTGGCTGGCCCGGTGCCCCCGGCGGTTGGCC
Proteins encoded in this window:
- a CDS encoding AAA family ATPase, translating into MTAAGGGYPGPGGQSGPPAHEASAGAPGGSDGLAAEVHTLERAIFEVKRIIVGQDQLVERMLVGLLSKGHVLLEGVPGVAKTLAVETFARVVGGTFARIQFTPDLVPTDIIGTRIYRQGKEEFDTELGPVVVNFLLADEINRAPAKVQSALLEVMQERSVSIGGKTFPLPNPFLVMATQNPIEHEGVYPLPEAQRDRFLFKINVGYPSAEEEREIIYRMGVTPPQPKQILNTGDLVRLQGIAANNFVHHALVDYVVRVVFATRAPEQLGMNDVKSWIAFGASPRASLGIIAAARSLALVRGRDYVIPQDVIEVIPDVLRHRLVLTYDALADEITPEIIINRVLQTVALPQVNAVPQQGHSVPPVMQAAAAASGR
- a CDS encoding DoxX family protein, with translation MGILTSPKTYAALAVFQAGDAVACAIPLAPIEKLLDDLGVPADVRPVLPVAKAAAAVGLLSATRFPALARLTTAMLTVYFVLALGAHVRARDFSVTAIPAAMFLALFAVMTAKGPDRV
- a CDS encoding SPFH domain-containing protein, whose protein sequence is MEGAVAGLVFLAVLVIFAIIVVAKSVALIPQAEAAVIERLGRYSRTVSGQLTLLVPFIDRVRARVDLRERVVSFPPQPVITEDNLTLNIDTVVYFQVTVPQAAVYEISNYIVGVEQLTTTTLRNVVGGMTLEQTLTSRDQINAQLRGVLDEATGRWGLRVARVELRSIDPPPSIQASMEKQMKADREKRAMILTAEGTREAAIKQAEGQKQAQILAAEGAKQAAILAAEADRQSRILRAQGERAAAYLQAQGQAKAIEKTFAAIKAGRPTPEMLAYQYLQTLPEMARGDANKVWVVPSDFSAALQGFTRLLGTPGEDGVFRFEPSPVEDLPKHAGDGDDAEVADWFSTQPDPTIAQAVAKAEAIARAPVENPLGPPPELRR
- a CDS encoding nitroreductase family deazaflavin-dependent oxidoreductase; the encoded protein is MSLLARAGAQLLRSRRLMRAPIWIYRARAGALFGSRILMLEHIGRKSGARRNVVLEVVDHPDPHTYVVASGFGRKAQWFRNIEANPHVRVYAGSRAPAAATARVLDQPHADRALAAYRSRHPRAWRHLKPALEQTLGTAITDTGTPLPLVELRLG
- a CDS encoding DUF58 domain-containing protein gives rise to the protein MTESKAPAVVHPPSLLRGDIDDPKLSAALRTLELTVKHKLDGVLHGDHLGLIPGPGTEPGESRLYQPGDDVRRMDWAVTARTTHPHVRQMIADRELETWLVVDMSASLDFGTAVCEKRDLAVAAAAAITFLNSGGGNRIGALIANGATMTRVPARTGRQHQHTMLRTIATMPKAPAGVRGDLAVAIDALRRPERRRGMAVVISDFLGPINWMRPLRAIAARHEVLAIEVLDPRDVELPDIGDVILQDAESGVTREFTIDTQLQNDFARAAAAHRADVARTLRGCGAPVLTLRTDRDWLADIVRFVASRRRGAMAGVQ
- the fabG1 gene encoding 3-oxoacyl-ACP reductase FabG1, which translates into the protein MTDTATDTTSEATTDGGKPPFVSRSVLVTGGNRGIGLAIAQRLAADGHKVAVTHRGSGAPEGLFAVECDVTDSDAVDRAFKEVEEHQGPVEVLVSNAGVSADAFLIRMTEERFEKVIDANLTGAFRVTQRAARSMQRKKFGRLIYIGSVSGSWGIGNQANYAASKAGVIGMARSIARELSKVNVTANVVAPGYIDTDMTRALDERIQEGALQFIPAKRVGTAAEVAGVVSFLASEDASYISGAVIPVDGGMGMGH
- the ripB gene encoding NlpC/P60 family peptidoglycan endopeptidase RipB, translated to MRHKRFRLINLAWITAMVTGLLVAVAAPADADPGPWDPTLPATASAGAPGDALAVANASLQATAQATQTTLDLGRQFLGGLGINLGGGPAAGAANTSPSRIPRANGRQAIEYVIRRAGSQMGVPYSWGGGTLEGPSKGVDSGAGTVGFDCSGLMRYAFAGVGVLIPRFSGDQYNAGRHIPPNEARRGDLIFYGPGGSQHVTMYLGNGQMLEASSLAGKVTVSPVRKAGMTPFVTRIIEY
- a CDS encoding NfeD family protein, which codes for MPVALLWLVAALVLVSAEALTGDMFLLMLGGGALAAAGSSWLMDWPLWADGVVFLVVSVLLLVLVRPALRRRITPGKGLPMGIKALEGKNALVLDRVARDEGQVKIDGQVWTARPLNEGDVFEPGDSVTVVHIDGATAVVFKDA
- a CDS encoding TetR/AcrR family transcriptional regulator, with protein sequence MRLSQPDDRTARARIRDEALRLFAEHDPAAVTMRDIATAAGVSAALVIRHYGSKDGLIEAVDNHVVATFDVLLTEITGQTPDQSAVPSLLDGLATHLPPDSPIPAYLSRMLLAGGAAGSTLFARLFRLSKTALDAMVAAGTASPGADPEIRAAFLLVNDLALLTLRPRLIEVLGVDPLAATGMQRWAGEVFSIYRDGLRST
- a CDS encoding VWA domain-containing protein, with amino-acid sequence MTLPLLGPMTLSGFEHSWFFLFLFVIVGLVALYIVLQLARQKRMLRFANMELLESVAPKRPSRWRHVPAILLALSLVLLTTAMAGPTHDVRIPRNRAVVMLVIDVSQSMRATDVEPNRMVAAQEAAKQFADELTPGINLGLIAYAGTATVLVSPTTNRDATKNALDKLQFADRTATGEAIFTALQAIATVGAVIGGGDTPPPARIVLFSDGKETMPTNPDNPKGAFTAARTAKDQGVPISTISFGTPYGFVEINGQRQPVPVDDETLKKVAQLSGGNAYNAATLAELKSVYASLQQQIGYETIKGDASAGWLRLGALVLALAGLAALLINRRLPT
- the inhA gene encoding NADH-dependent enoyl-ACP reductase InhA; the protein is MAGLLEGKRILVSGIITDSSIAFHIARVAQEQGAQLVLTGFDRLRLIQRITDRLPEKAPLLELDVQNDEHLATLADRVVEVIGEGNKLDGLVHSIGFMPQSGMGINPFFDAPYEDVSKGIHISAYSYASMAKALLPIMNRGGSIVGMDFDPSRAMPAYNWMTVAKSALESVNRFVAREAGKYGVRSNLVAAGPIRTLAMAAIVGGALGEEAGAQIQLLEEGWDQRAPIGWNMKDPTPVAKTVCALLSEWLPATTGDIIFADGGAHTQLL
- a CDS encoding ferrochelatase, with translation MEFDAVLLLSFGGPEGPEQVRPFLENVTRGRGVPPERLDAVAEHYLHFGGVSPINGINRALVNQLQAEQDLPVYFGNRNWDPYVEGAVKAMRDNGIRRAAVFATSAWSGYSSCGQYAEDIARARRAAGPDAPELVKLRPYFDHPVFVEMFAASVASAAATVPANARLVFTAHSIPVAADQRWGPRLYSRQVAYAANLVAKAAGYADYDLVWQSRSGPPQVPWLEPDVGDHLTALASTGTTAVIICPLGFVADHIEVVWDLDHELRLQAQALGVEFARAGTPNADRRFARLAADLIDELRYGRAPSRVSGPDPVPGCLAGINGEPCRPPHCVARELEVSPTKPNAGSR